A single window of Channa argus isolate prfri chromosome 12, Channa argus male v1.0, whole genome shotgun sequence DNA harbors:
- the LOC137138130 gene encoding butyrophilin-like protein 2: MLVVWTFVVNVTQTFYQAEENHNITLDWTFTTKPDTSSNSLFIYCGLITGRKTLYDLQRGVEVSESQDQQFLGRVQFDKDVLREGRIRLQLSRLRTEDSGLYLCKVKTDYGGNAGECRLNVTVQQLHTDTSGLKLSRTRRGCFTLNMMKMIFRILQLINLIACVSGTFVVNVTQTIFQAEENHNITLDWTFTTKPQSSISSLNILCSLFLNREILVLLHLHDGVEVSESQDQQFSGRVQFDKDVLREGRIRLQLSRLRTEDSGLYLCEVKTDDGISMKEWRLNVTAADQLKPQRPTVSPEPESQGWIGLYVGLGLTAAAVLLVTLCFALRRRFTKSTDKTENPSSVV; encoded by the exons atgctcgtcgttt GGACATTTGTAGTGAATGTGACACAGACCTTCTATCAGGCAGAGGAGAACCACAACATCACACTGGACTGGACCTTCACCACCAAACCTGACACTTCCTCCAACTCACTTTTTATCTACTGTGGACTGATCACTGGTCGAAAAACCCTGTATGATCTACAAAGGGGTGTTGAGGTCTCAGAGTCTCAGGATCAACAATTTTTAGGACGAGTCCAGTTTGACAAAGACGTCCTCAGAGAAGGACGAATCAGACTTCAACTGTCCAGACTCAGGACTGAGGACTCAGGACTGTACCTgtgtaaagtgaaaacagattatGGTGGAAATGCTGGTGAATGTCGACTCAATGTCACCG tcCAGCAACTACACACTGATACTTCAGGACTCAAACTGAGCAGGACACGTCGAGGCTGCTTCACTTTAAACAT GATGAAGATGATCTTCAGGATCCTGCAGCTCATCAACCTGATCGCATGTGTCTCTG GAACATTTGTAGTGAATGTGACACAGACCATCTTTCAGGCAGAGGAGAACCACAACATCACACTGGACTGGACCTTCACCACCAAACCTCAGAGTTCCATCAGCTCACTTAACATCCTCTGTAGCCTGTTCCTCAATCGTGAAATCTTAGTCCTTCTTCATCTCCATGATGGTGTTGAGGTCTCAGAGTCTCAGGATCAACAATTTTCAGGACGAGTCCAGTTTGACAAAGACGTCCTCAGAGAAGGACGAATCAGACTTCAACTGTCCAGACTCAGGACTGAGGACTCAGGACTGTACCTGtgtgaagtgaaaacagatgatGGCATCAGTATGAAAGAATGGAGACTCAATGTTACAG CTGCTGATCAGCTCAAACCTCAGAGACCAACTGTGAGTCCAGAACCAGAGAGTCAGGGATGGATTGGACTCTACGTTGGACtgggactgacagcagcagcagttctactggtcacactctgctttgctctgagaCGTCGTTTCACTAAATCTACTGATAAGACTGAAAATCCCTCTTCAGTGGTTTAA
- the LOC137137483 gene encoding programmed cell death 1 ligand 1-like isoform X2 gives MMIWTLLFIGLTSPIFGMFVVKRTSIHQTENNNITFSWDSQTKTDLSLTNLVCFFLSEPRKALYEMINGAEDPESQHQQFSGRVQLDRDALREGQIRLHLSTVTVEDSGNYRCDVAANYDQIMRRWQLEASDQDKARTSFIKLQMKNYYQE, from the exons ATGATGATCTGGACTCTTCTGTTTATTGGTCTGACGTCTCCCATCTTTG GAATGTTTGTTGTAAAGAGGACGTCAATCCATCAGACCGAGAACAACAACATCACCTTCAGTTGGGACAGTCAGACCAAAACAGACTTGTCTCTCACCaaccttgtttgttttttcctgtcagAACCTCGTAAAGCTTTGTATGAAATGATAAACGGTGCTGAGGATCCAGAGTCTCAGCATCAGCAGTTTTCAGGACGGGTTCAGTTGGACAGAGATGCTCTTAGAGAAGGACAAATCCGacttcatctgtccacagtcaCAGTAGAAGACTCTGGAAACTACAGGTGTGATGTTGCTGCTAATTATGACCAGATCATGAGGAGATGGCAACTTGAAGCGTCTG ATCAGGACAAGGCTAGAACATCCTTCATTAAGCTACAGATGAAGAATTACTATCAAGAGTAA
- the LOC137137483 gene encoding programmed cell death 1 ligand 1-like isoform X1, with translation MMIWTLLFIGLTSPIFGMFVVKRTSIHQTENNNITFSWDSQTKTDLSLTNLVCFFLSEPRKALYEMINGAEDPESQHQQFSGRVQLDRDALREGQIRLHLSTVTVEDSGNYRCDVAANYDQIMRRWQLEASEHYVLNVTQTHGDTSDVFSPIFNKCSCNTSNGVHPFKDQFITVEIF, from the exons ATGATGATCTGGACTCTTCTGTTTATTGGTCTGACGTCTCCCATCTTTG GAATGTTTGTTGTAAAGAGGACGTCAATCCATCAGACCGAGAACAACAACATCACCTTCAGTTGGGACAGTCAGACCAAAACAGACTTGTCTCTCACCaaccttgtttgttttttcctgtcagAACCTCGTAAAGCTTTGTATGAAATGATAAACGGTGCTGAGGATCCAGAGTCTCAGCATCAGCAGTTTTCAGGACGGGTTCAGTTGGACAGAGATGCTCTTAGAGAAGGACAAATCCGacttcatctgtccacagtcaCAGTAGAAGACTCTGGAAACTACAGGTGTGATGTTGCTGCTAATTATGACCAGATCATGAGGAGATGGCAACTTGAAGCGTCTG AACATTATGTCTTGAATGTAACTCAGACTCATGGAGACACCAGCGATGTGTTCAGCCCCATTTTTAATAAGTGCAGCTGTAACACATCTAATGGAGTTCATCCATTTAAGGATCAGTTTATCACTGTTGAGATCTTTTAA
- the LOC137137477 gene encoding CD276 antigen-like isoform X1, translated as MKMIFRILLLINLISCVSGTFVVNVTQTFYQAEENHNMTLEWTFTTKPEFSISSLNILCSLFLNGEILVLLRLHDGVEVSESQDQQFSGRVQFDKDVLREGRITLKLSRLRTEDSGLYLCDVKSDDGSSIKDCELSVTAADQLKPQRPTVSPEPQSQGWIGLYVGLGLTAAAVLLVTLCFALSRCFTKSTDETENPSSVVKQFSVSESRFLSVHPTSES; from the exons ATGAAGATGATCTTCAGGATCCTGCTGCTCATCAACCTGATCTCATGTGTCTCTG GCACATTTGTAGTGAATGTGACACAGACCTTCTATCAGGCAGAGGAGAACCACAACATGACACTGGAGTGGACCTTCACCACCAAACCTGAGTTTTCCATCAGCTCACTTAACATCCTCTGTAGCTTGTTCCTCAATGGTGAAATCTTAGTCCTTCTTCGTCTCCATGATGGTGTTGAGGTCTCAGAGTCTCAGGATCAACAGTTTTCAGGACGAGTCCAGTTTGACAAAGATGTCCTCAGAGAAGGACGAATCACACTTAAACTGTCCAGACTCAGGACTGAGGACTCAGGACTGTACCTGTGTGATGTGAAATCagatgatggcagcagcatcaAAGATTGTGAACTCAGTGTTACTG CTGCTGATCAGCTCAAACCTCAGAGACCAACTGTGAGTCCAGAACCACAGAGTCAGGGATGGATTGGACTCTACGTTGGACtgggactgacagcagcagcagttctactggtcacactctgctttgctctgagtCGTTGTTTCACTAAATCTACTGATGAGACTGAAAATCCCTCTTCAGTGGTTAAACAGTTCAGTGTGTCAGAAAGCAGATTTCTCTCTGTCCATCCAACATCAGAGTCCTAA
- the LOC137137477 gene encoding uncharacterized protein isoform X2 — MQPVNQQETCCSPSCTCWSGMYCTWVQLRNVTKTFTANMSTTDYQTEENNNVTITWDIQTQLEMSLTNLICYQSKPPKVLYQMINGIENTESQHQRFAGRVQLDRSSLKEGRVKIHLSTVTAEDSGNYWCDLAADYDKNAKRWRLLATECFVLNVAQNNNEENSRKSLDKLNSVLSAAKGGKHQPGHPLLVYAGLTVALVILELCALD, encoded by the exons ATGCAGCCAGTTAATCAACAGGAAACCTGTTGTTCACCTTCATGCACCTGCTGGAGTGGAATGTATTGTACCTGGGTACAGCTGagaaatgtcacaaaaacat TTACTGCGAACATGTCTACAACTGACTAtcagacagaggaaaacaacaatGTCACCATCACATGGGACATTCAGACCCAACTTGAAATGTCTCTCACCAATCTGATTTGTTACCAGTCAAAGCCTCCTAAGGTTTTATATCAGATGATAAACGGCATTGAGAACACGGAGTCTCAGCATCAGCGCTTTGCAGGACGCGTTCAGTTGGACAGAAGCTCTCTGAAAGAGGGACGGGTCAAAATTCATCTTTCCACAGTTACAGCTGAAGATTCTGGAAACTACTGGTGTGATCTGGCTGCTGATTATGACAAGAACGCGAAGAGATGGCGACTTTTGGCCACTG aatgttttgtcttgaacGTGGCCCAGAACAACAATGAAGAAAACAGCAGGAAGTCTCTCGACAAACTAAACTCTGTTCTGTCAGCTGCTAAAG GTGGAAAGCACCAACCAGGACATCCTCTGCTGGTCTACGCTGGACTAACTGTAGCTCTAGTGATACTGGAGCTCTGTGCTCTGGATTAG
- the LOC137137477 gene encoding uncharacterized protein isoform X3 — MSQKHITWVIVLTALISSVSVTANMSTTDYQTEENNNVTITWDIQTQLEMSLTNLICYQSKPPKVLYQMINGIENTESQHQRFAGRVQLDRSSLKEGRVKIHLSTVTAEDSGNYWCDLAADYDKNAKRWRLLATECFVLNVAQNNNEENSRKSLDKLNSVLSAAKGGKHQPGHPLLVYAGLTVALVILELCALD; from the exons atgtcacaaaaacat ATAACTTGGGTCATTGTGCTCACTGCCCTGATCTCTTCTGTTTCGG TTACTGCGAACATGTCTACAACTGACTAtcagacagaggaaaacaacaatGTCACCATCACATGGGACATTCAGACCCAACTTGAAATGTCTCTCACCAATCTGATTTGTTACCAGTCAAAGCCTCCTAAGGTTTTATATCAGATGATAAACGGCATTGAGAACACGGAGTCTCAGCATCAGCGCTTTGCAGGACGCGTTCAGTTGGACAGAAGCTCTCTGAAAGAGGGACGGGTCAAAATTCATCTTTCCACAGTTACAGCTGAAGATTCTGGAAACTACTGGTGTGATCTGGCTGCTGATTATGACAAGAACGCGAAGAGATGGCGACTTTTGGCCACTG aatgttttgtcttgaacGTGGCCCAGAACAACAATGAAGAAAACAGCAGGAAGTCTCTCGACAAACTAAACTCTGTTCTGTCAGCTGCTAAAG GTGGAAAGCACCAACCAGGACATCCTCTGCTGGTCTACGCTGGACTAACTGTAGCTCTAGTGATACTGGAGCTCTGTGCTCTGGATTAG
- the LOC137137478 gene encoding programmed cell death 1 ligand 1-like isoform X1 — protein sequence MMKMIFRILQLINLIACVSGTFVVNVTQTIFQAEENHNITLDWTFTTKPQSSISSLNILCSLFLNREILVLLHLHDGVEVSESQDQQFSGRVQFDKDVLREGRIRLQLSRLRTEDSGLYLCEVKTDDGISMKEWRLNVTAADQLKPQRPTVSPEPESQGWIGLYVGLGLTAAAVLLVTLCFALRRRFTKSTDKTENPSSVV from the exons AT GATGAAGATGATCTTCAGGATCCTGCAGCTCATCAACCTGATCGCATGTGTCTCTG GAACATTTGTAGTGAATGTGACACAGACCATCTTTCAGGCAGAGGAGAACCACAACATCACACTGGACTGGACCTTCACCACCAAACCTCAGAGTTCCATCAGCTCACTTAACATCCTCTGTAGCCTGTTCCTCAATCGTGAAATCTTAGTCCTTCTTCATCTCCATGATGGTGTTGAGGTCTCAGAGTCTCAGGATCAACAATTTTCAGGACGAGTCCAGTTTGACAAAGACGTCCTCAGAGAAGGACGAATCAGACTTCAACTGTCCAGACTCAGGACTGAGGACTCAGGACTGTACCTGtgtgaagtgaaaacagatgatGGCATCAGTATGAAAGAATGGAGACTCAATGTTACAG CTGCTGATCAGCTCAAACCTCAGAGACCAACTGTGAGTCCAGAACCAGAGAGTCAGGGATGGATTGGACTCTACGTTGGACtgggactgacagcagcagcagttctactggtcacactctgctttgctctgagaCGTCGTTTCACTAAATCTACTGATAAGACTGAAAATCCCTCTTCAGTGGTTTAA
- the LOC137137478 gene encoding programmed cell death 1 ligand 1-like isoform X2, whose translation MKMIFRILQLINLIACVSGTFVVNVTQTIFQAEENHNITLDWTFTTKPQSSISSLNILCSLFLNREILVLLHLHDGVEVSESQDQQFSGRVQFDKDVLREGRIRLQLSRLRTEDSGLYLCEVKTDDGISMKEWRLNVTAADQLKPQRPTVSPEPESQGWIGLYVGLGLTAAAVLLVTLCFALRRRFTKSTDKTENPSSVV comes from the exons ATGAAGATGATCTTCAGGATCCTGCAGCTCATCAACCTGATCGCATGTGTCTCTG GAACATTTGTAGTGAATGTGACACAGACCATCTTTCAGGCAGAGGAGAACCACAACATCACACTGGACTGGACCTTCACCACCAAACCTCAGAGTTCCATCAGCTCACTTAACATCCTCTGTAGCCTGTTCCTCAATCGTGAAATCTTAGTCCTTCTTCATCTCCATGATGGTGTTGAGGTCTCAGAGTCTCAGGATCAACAATTTTCAGGACGAGTCCAGTTTGACAAAGACGTCCTCAGAGAAGGACGAATCAGACTTCAACTGTCCAGACTCAGGACTGAGGACTCAGGACTGTACCTGtgtgaagtgaaaacagatgatGGCATCAGTATGAAAGAATGGAGACTCAATGTTACAG CTGCTGATCAGCTCAAACCTCAGAGACCAACTGTGAGTCCAGAACCAGAGAGTCAGGGATGGATTGGACTCTACGTTGGACtgggactgacagcagcagcagttctactggtcacactctgctttgctctgagaCGTCGTTTCACTAAATCTACTGATAAGACTGAAAATCCCTCTTCAGTGGTTTAA